Within the Oncorhynchus clarkii lewisi isolate Uvic-CL-2024 chromosome 2, UVic_Ocla_1.0, whole genome shotgun sequence genome, the region AGTGTGCCCCTCATGAGCAATCAATACAAATGGAAACTTTTCCTGAGTCTCTTACCATACGCCGGAAATGAAGGGCTGAGCTCACCTCACAAAAGCCATAGAAATCAGTTGTATGGCAGAGCAAAGGAGCTCTGCCTGTCTCACCctcatacagatacacacacacacacacatatactcatGCGCATGAACTCCCATGCATGCatccacacacatagacacacgcacatacacgcagacacacaaacactggtaaattAACATAAATGACAGCACGTTAGCATGTACACTTGGGAAATGAATGCTAATGGCAGCTTagcccctctctcttgtctcagATCCTGTCTAACCTGGACAGATCTTCACAGGGACCTACAAAATATCAATCGGTGTGTCTCAGCTGTGAAGCGCTCTCTCACGGATAAAGAGCTTATGCATGAAACCTCTGGAAACACACTTGAGCTTGACTTGTAAAATGCTGTTGCACTGAGCAAATCCCTGATCAAAATCCCTTAGAGACATTTGGATGGCAGAGagatgaaggtatggtgggaGCTGTACAGCTCTATGTCAACAAGGAAGAAGGGATCTCTCACATCCTCCACCTCACCtctttttgaaaatgtattggaGAATAAAGTCAGATGGGAGGGACCTtagaccttctcctccaatatgGTTGGGAGGAAGGCAAAGATATAGAATGGGAGGAATCGAGTTGGCAAAGAGAGAGGATGTAAGGAATCGAGCAAATCGAAATTGAGATAGCATTCTCTATTATCTTTCCTTGCATCTTGTGGcctctcccctcttcatctccttgCTTCCAAACATATTCATCTTGGATgtacagaaatatatatattttaaataactttCCGGAAAGGTCTCTGATTTGGCACTTTATTCTCCATTAACTACCAAAACACCCTGTTTCTCTGGTGCAGATACCTTTTTCCATTACCCCTCTGTGACCAGAGAACAAGGAGTATGTCCCAATAATGTCTCCTTCTTCCTGAGTTGTGCTCCCGGTCACTACTCCCCACAAAttctaaaagcattgtattggtgtagacatgggctagaggatTTTCTTATGACTGTCATTTCCTGTCAAATCAATTAAGGGAAGTGCACACTTCAAAATAAAGGTGAGATTATTGGGATGCATCCTAGAAGTGAAAAGGGAAAGGGAACAAGGAAAGTGCTTTTCCACTGGATGTATTTAGATTGAGATAAACTTGCAAtcccgtgtagctcagttggtagcgcATGGCACTaacaatgccagggttgtggattCAATTCCCACTGGGGACCAGTACAAACAAATATGAACATGTATGCACTCATTACTGTAAATTGctatggataagagcgtctgctagaAATCTAATCCAACTAGGCTTGGTTGTGTGATGTTAAAGGTACTTAGGACAGGCATAAAGTAATGCAGTGAGTTGAAGAGTTTATGTTTCACCATCAGTCTGCTACTGTATAGTTACACTACCAGTATTTTTCTGTAGTACTACTGTACCATACATTAGCCATAACTACGCAACTGTCACAAAAGACAGGGTCTCATTACAGTTAAAGTAACAACAGTCTCACCATGTTTCGGTAGTTGTTGGGGTGTATATTTTATTCCATTACCGTATATGCATCATCGAACAGTATGGAAAACACATGATGAGGGCAAACGAATGGAAGCGTAATTAATAGCCAACAAAATGAATTTGCCCCACAAAATGACAACATGAATTAGCTGTTCCTAGTGATAACCAAAGAGCATCTTTTCCCTGGAGGCAAACACTTGTGATTCTGAATAACGGCTTAGAAGAATTGAAATCAGAGGTGGAGCAATGATGGAACCATTTTCAAGGTGTCACGTTTCCTTTGATGCCTCTTGTCTTATAGGCTACTGTAGTAGGCCCACAATACAGAGATGATTGCAAATTATAGTGGTGATGTGTCTCACTTCACCATAAAGAAAATAATTCTCAACCAACAGTTCTATGAACTGAATAGAACACTTTCTGTTTTTGTTGCACTCATAATTTCTGGTTTGTTAAAAGAAACAGATCCCTATTCCAGTAACATTTTAAAGGCATATCTGAGACTTCTCAAAGGAATACAATACGGTTTAGAGTGTTGTAGGATGTACGTCCATTAGTAGCCTATAATAAAAAAATTGTTAGcgtaggcctagcctataaaTTAAAAGCCTATTTCTCTTAAAGATACCTATTAATTACATTGTTATATTGTGATCCAGTGAGTTCTCATGTTGCGTGATCATTCAAGTATGATAATTTCATTTACTGcaggtacagtacattagaaGTAAGTAGGATCTTTGAagtgtacagtgcagtacagcacagcacagtccaTCTTTATAAACTGGGGCAAGTCTTTCATGTGTGATTAAGTGACCCCcctccatacacacacagtgcGAAACCACAGTGAGGATTATGCTCACCCACATTGAGGAAGTAAAAAAGGTCATTGGATGTTAGCATGTGCACCACTAAGCAGATTCTGTCGTATCAGATTTGATATGGTGCACTGGACTGGGCTAATACATCTCACTTTCTAAACTCATGGGACAGACACGTTTCCCTCTAACATATGTGTATGCATCATATTACTGACTGTCGGACACTTTCACATAAAACACGGATCACCTTAATAATGTGACCCAGCATTTTCCATTTCCAATTACAAGTtcttaaaaaacacattttttgttgtcatGCTTATTCATTCTGTATCATTTTGTTAAtttgcttacctggttaaataagccTATACCTTGCATGTCCATTCAATTATATGGAGATGATAGTATAAGACAATTAATATTTCATCACCTTGAATATTAAAACAAATTAATATTTTAACAGTTAAGCTAATGTTCTGTAGGCAGACCGACTGATGGGTTCAGGTTGCACGCTTTGGGTCTGGAGTACCTGCATCCTGCTTCTATTGTGTTGCTCTGTTTTAGTAACACAAGGCAAAGTAGTTTCTCAACAGGATAGCGTTTTAATTCAAGGTCTCATCTATCTCTTCCTTCATAGACAGGTGCGCGGACGACCGACTAGGGCTAGATCTAGTTTTTAAAATGATGGAGCCATACAGTTTCCCCGAGTGCTCGGAATATgcaaaggcttttctcctgtacaTGTCTGCCTTCCACATAGATATCATTAGCAGAGTGGACAGCACTACCCCGCCCAGCGTCAGTAGGCAAAGCCCTGCTATCACGCACCTATCCAGGTGTGCCCCTACCCTGGCACTTTCTATTTCcagcctctccatctccctcgcgGACACGCTCTCCGGGTCCACTTTGACCTCGCGAGGGACTGCATAGGATATAATTACTAACGAGATCCCGGTGACTAGGAAAGTGACCGCGCTTATAAAACCGTAATCTACAGATGCCCCCGAATTTTCTGATGCGAGATCATCATCTGACATTAGAGAGAGCTCATGCAACCCCTCCGGCCGAATGTCGCTGGCACAGTCATTAGGCCTACACCAGGATTTGTGGATACTTTCCCCACTTTTCACAGGGCTTGCCAGGCGCAAATTCACATTCTCGTCGACGTAGGTGAAAGATGTATCTAATTCTTCGTCGCAGCACACGTTGACCTTCTCCACCGCAGGGTGACGGTGTTTAGGATGCGGAACTCCGTTATGGGGAACCGTCCTTGGTGTTGAATTACACAGTCTTTTGCAGCCCGGAGCTGAGATAGAGAGCACCCCTTCGGCTGAACTGATAGCTTTACGAACATGCACCGGATTGGAAGCCCAGTCAAGGACGCAGGGATGAACGGGTTGTCTGCCTCTTCCTTCCTTATCTATATAAAGCAGCTCTACAGAAGCCATTCGATTCTTTCCGCTGGTTCACTTCATTTATTTCTCCACGGCGTTCTCAGTCCGCTGCATTCCTGATGAGAAATAATTGACAAATCAGATGTCACATAGGGGCTGATTATTACAAACTATCACATTATTGCATAGAGAAAACGGCAGCCACCTGTGCGTAATTTGTGGCGTTTCAAGCGCATTTTGAGCACGTATGCTCATGATGTTATCAGAAATACTTAGTCCAAAAATGTACAATTGTTTGGGTTTAAATAATTTGCTCCATGTATACAAACCGATTAAAGTGACAGATTAGCCGTACCCAATTAGTGCGCAAACCCACAGATGATCAGTAATTATTTTTCAAACATAATGTCTATCATATTATGGAAGAACACACTCTTCACTATACCTAGTCATGAGAAGTGCATATAACTGTATCATAGGGCACATACAATTTCCAATGGGCTCTTATGGAGTTAAATAATTTCAGTAGGCTGTTTTGTGTGAGAAAGAGGGATGTTTTTGAAGTAGATAAAACGCTTTCCACGCCTTGCAATATGCTTCTTCACAATATCGCTGTGAAATATTGAAGATTAATCAAATAAGGTGATAGTTTTTGCGATGTGTATTTGGAGCATGCATAGCGTTGTCTTCTCTATAGCCACAGCGCATCTGTTTAGTCTGCTCAGCTAATACAAACTACTGTATTTCAGGAAATAATTCATATAAAAGCACTTACTTCTTCAGAATTCATTATGTCGAACTTTCTTCATATCCCAGAATACTTTGTATCGAATAATCATAATAGATCGATGACTAAATGGCTTTAACAAAAATGTAGCCTACATGATGTTAGAGTCCTCGTCTGCTTGAGAGGAAAGATTTTCGCTGTAGTCCCTCCCTCCCACGCAAGGTTTAAACGGCCTCGCTATGGTGCTGACCTGAGCTGGCTACCCCCGGTACCCTTGAACAGATGCAGATTACTCCAGTGTGCAGTCAAATAAACACACACCAGAGAGGATTTAATTCTTATGGACCTCTGCATTTGAATTCCATATAGACTTGTATAAATATTGCTAAAATAATGTTGCCCCTAAAGTATCAACCTTATGGAAATTCGATATCGTTTATTTGATCAAATGTCCATATACGTTACTAGAGCTGTGTTAATAATCTGCTCAAGATGTGTACTTCGTGTAGATGCTTGGTTGCATCAAGTGAAAACATGCATAGATTTAAACCATAGCCAAGGTGAATTGTCAATTAAACCACAcgtgggaaagggaaagggagcaTCTATTCAGTTGTAGacctgaatgcattcaactgaaatgtgtcttccgcactgaatcagagaggtgcgggtggCTGCCTTCATCGGCATCCAAGTCATCGGCTCCCGGGGAGCAGTAGTtcttgggggttaactgccttgctcaggggcagaacgacagatttttttacatTGTCTGCTCAGGGATTCTCCCTTTCGGTTATTGGCACAACAATCTGTGTCCTGGCCCCATGGAAGATTAGTGGTCACTATGTCAAAGGCATCATTTAATCCATGTTTAATCTAGAGAGTTAGCCCTGAACATTTTAGTACATGTCATTAATTCACATA harbors:
- the LOC139381039 gene encoding transmembrane protein 74-like is translated as MASVELLYIDKEGRGRQPVHPCVLDWASNPVHVRKAISSAEGVLSISAPGCKRLCNSTPRTVPHNGVPHPKHRHPAVEKVNVCCDEELDTSFTYVDENVNLRLASPVKSGESIHKSWCRPNDCASDIRPEGLHELSLMSDDDLASENSGASVDYGFISAVTFLVTGISLVIISYAVPREVKVDPESVSAREMERLEIESARVGAHLDRCVIAGLCLLTLGGVVLSTLLMISMWKADMYRRKAFAYSEHSGKLYGSIILKTRSSPSRSSAHLSMKEEIDETLN